Proteins encoded in a region of the Pyxidicoccus trucidator genome:
- a CDS encoding NADP-dependent oxidoreductase, which produces MKAVVLKSYGDVDALAVQEMPEPQVGPGEVKVRVSAASINPVDWKIRRGDLKAGMPVKFPTILGRDVAGEVIEVGPGVDAFKPGDRVMGLVSAGYAERVVAPVEAWAKVPESMDLKDAAALPLVTLTGVQLMEEAVNPKQGDTVLVTGALGAVGRAAVFAAKARGVKVWAGVRASQKAEAEKLGVEGVVALEAAEEVAKLPMLDAVADTVGGKAVAGVLDKVKPGGTLGSVVGEPAEAKGRNLTVRAIFSHPDSRRLTQLGQSAAKGDLVIPVSKRFPLDQVKEAQKLAEQGGVGKVLLTN; this is translated from the coding sequence ATGAAAGCCGTCGTGCTGAAGTCCTACGGGGATGTGGATGCGCTTGCCGTGCAGGAGATGCCCGAGCCCCAGGTGGGACCGGGCGAGGTGAAGGTGCGCGTCTCCGCCGCGAGCATCAACCCGGTGGACTGGAAGATTCGCCGGGGTGACCTGAAGGCGGGGATGCCCGTGAAGTTCCCCACCATCCTCGGGCGGGACGTGGCCGGTGAGGTCATCGAGGTGGGACCGGGCGTGGACGCGTTCAAGCCGGGCGACAGGGTGATGGGCCTGGTGAGCGCCGGCTACGCGGAGCGGGTCGTCGCACCCGTGGAAGCCTGGGCGAAGGTGCCCGAGTCGATGGACTTGAAGGACGCCGCCGCGTTGCCCCTCGTCACGCTGACAGGCGTGCAGTTGATGGAAGAGGCGGTGAATCCGAAGCAGGGCGACACGGTGCTCGTCACCGGAGCGCTGGGCGCGGTGGGACGTGCCGCCGTCTTCGCGGCGAAGGCCCGGGGCGTGAAGGTCTGGGCCGGCGTGCGCGCCAGCCAGAAGGCGGAGGCGGAGAAGCTGGGGGTGGAGGGCGTGGTCGCGCTCGAAGCCGCCGAGGAGGTCGCGAAGCTGCCCATGCTGGATGCCGTCGCTGACACCGTGGGCGGCAAGGCCGTGGCCGGAGTGCTGGACAAGGTGAAGCCGGGCGGCACCCTGGGCAGCGTGGTGGGCGAGCCTGCGGAAGCGAAGGGACGGAACCTCACCGTGCGCGCCATCTTCTCGCATCCGGACTCGCGCCGCCTCACGCAGCTGGGGCAGAGCGCGGCGAAGGGAGACCTGGTCATCCCCGTCAGCAAGCGGTTCCCCCTGGACCAGGTGAAGGAAGCCCAGAAGCTCGCGGAGCAGGGCGGCGTGGGCAAGGTGCTGCTCACCAACTGA
- a CDS encoding class I SAM-dependent methyltransferase encodes MEVTHPPDDEQTKLWNGRAGRTWVEMQELLDQLFKPFEDLLVEAVPAESGGRVLDVGCGTGSVLLAVARRLGAKGRCTGIDISEPMISAARARAEREGTPASFICANAQLHAFEPASFDLLISRFGVMFFDDPVRAFANLRQAARHDAELRFIAWRSAAENPFMTTAERAAAPLLPNLPARRPGAPGQFAFADPSRVSSILEESGWAEIDIQPIDVACTLPEKELVRYLTRLGPVGMFLQEADDRTRTQVIETVRAAFEPYVHGAEVRFTAACWSIGARAPSASAAPKEVASP; translated from the coding sequence ATGGAAGTCACTCACCCGCCCGATGACGAGCAGACGAAGCTCTGGAACGGCCGCGCCGGCCGTACCTGGGTCGAGATGCAGGAGCTGCTCGACCAGCTGTTCAAGCCGTTCGAAGACCTGCTCGTCGAAGCGGTTCCCGCCGAATCCGGAGGTCGAGTGCTCGACGTCGGCTGCGGCACGGGCAGCGTCCTGCTCGCCGTCGCGCGGCGGCTCGGAGCGAAGGGCCGCTGCACCGGCATCGACATTTCGGAGCCGATGATTTCCGCCGCCCGGGCCCGCGCGGAACGGGAAGGTACGCCGGCAAGCTTCATCTGCGCCAACGCGCAGCTCCACGCGTTCGAGCCTGCAAGCTTCGACCTGCTCATCTCGCGCTTCGGCGTGATGTTCTTCGACGACCCTGTCCGGGCCTTTGCGAACCTGCGGCAAGCGGCAAGGCACGACGCCGAGCTCCGGTTCATCGCCTGGCGGAGTGCCGCGGAGAATCCGTTCATGACGACAGCCGAGCGCGCCGCGGCACCGCTCCTGCCGAACCTCCCCGCCCGCCGGCCGGGAGCGCCGGGGCAGTTCGCCTTCGCGGACCCGAGCCGGGTCTCCTCCATCCTGGAGGAGAGCGGCTGGGCCGAGATTGATATCCAGCCAATCGATGTCGCCTGCACCCTTCCCGAGAAGGAGCTGGTCCGTTATCTGACCCGGCTCGGTCCCGTCGGGATGTTCCTTCAAGAGGCGGACGACCGGACTCGCACGCAGGTCATCGAGACGGTCCGTGCCGCCTTCGAGCCCTATGTGCACGGAGCTGAAGTCCGCTTTACCGCTGCCTGTTGGAGCATCGGTGCGCGAGCGCCGTCTGCGTCAGCCGCGCCGAAGGAGGTAGCTAGTCCCTGA
- a CDS encoding DUF6310 domain-containing protein: MRFRSCIALLLLLSACATTEPRPGEPVARNPRMANLQRAAALPWTDEGRCVVQEASHPWPVLVERCFHTLDTRRIRFHDPERRCTVAAAGAVAVPAMVGICLLSQPYILVGAVVIIGAVVVAVAIHEELEAYELRRPYSEEAEPVIETKPTPREPLAERKPAPEPSGQDWLPPLPPEHSERERRPECVPQPVPHLGGDALHNQCADRVPLNGFPGSDVLVNGKRFDALQPRTRVLWEVKTDNFDTYTVALRRIVIENQAEELQREHGLARACGFDFRVGVRSAAHKAALELQDPNLRGIIVVMDWC; the protein is encoded by the coding sequence ATGCGTTTCCGCTCCTGCATCGCACTGCTGCTCCTTCTCTCCGCCTGCGCGACGACGGAGCCTCGTCCAGGCGAGCCGGTGGCTCGCAACCCAAGGATGGCCAACCTCCAGAGAGCGGCGGCCCTGCCCTGGACGGACGAGGGGCGCTGCGTCGTCCAGGAGGCCTCCCATCCCTGGCCCGTACTCGTGGAGCGGTGCTTCCACACGCTCGATACGCGCAGAATCCGCTTCCACGACCCCGAGCGGCGCTGCACGGTGGCCGCCGCGGGCGCGGTGGCGGTGCCCGCGATGGTCGGCATCTGCCTCTTGTCCCAGCCGTACATCCTCGTGGGAGCGGTGGTCATCATCGGCGCCGTGGTGGTGGCCGTCGCCATTCACGAGGAGCTGGAGGCCTATGAGCTGCGGCGGCCCTACTCCGAGGAAGCGGAGCCCGTGATTGAGACGAAGCCCACCCCTCGGGAGCCCTTGGCGGAACGGAAGCCTGCGCCGGAGCCCTCCGGGCAGGACTGGCTTCCCCCTCTGCCACCCGAGCACTCGGAGCGAGAGCGCCGGCCCGAGTGCGTCCCCCAGCCCGTGCCGCACCTGGGCGGCGATGCCCTGCACAACCAGTGCGCCGACAGGGTTCCGCTGAATGGCTTCCCTGGCTCGGACGTGCTCGTCAACGGGAAGCGCTTCGACGCACTGCAACCCCGCACGCGCGTGCTGTGGGAGGTCAAGACCGACAACTTCGACACGTACACAGTCGCCCTTCGAAGAATTGTGATTGAGAATCAAGCGGAGGAACTGCAGCGCGAGCACGGACTCGCGAGGGCCTGCGGATTTGACTTCCGAGTGGGCGTGCGCAGCGCAGCGCATAAAGCCGCACTGGAACTCCAGGACCCGAATCTCAGGGGCATCATCGTCGTCATGGACTGGTGCTGA
- a CDS encoding DUF5953 family protein, with the protein MPATQENELALIVYSPEFVSDDGRPLDVVLQMERTLPGVRLEWTISKEGQFIPLPHRTTWLARGRPNGRGFPLVCNGDERYLVSVSGWEAAANISSGGQAQFEVHAALPLTGNSIAAAADVLEGVAEGARAFWGHATPFSAGVEIAQQTQNPALDLEAPPRGLPALKPSWHIRAPELPHRLGWLNYWSAAAALAIGFPDPARDADLLSRARRTATGGWVVRLTDAPLDLDNPAHLDALLRAYERFPEIGGRSTP; encoded by the coding sequence ATGCCGGCTACCCAAGAAAATGAACTCGCCCTCATCGTCTACTCACCCGAGTTCGTGAGCGATGATGGCCGCCCTCTGGACGTGGTTCTTCAAATGGAACGCACGCTCCCTGGCGTGCGCCTGGAATGGACGATTTCCAAAGAGGGGCAGTTCATCCCGCTGCCGCATCGCACGACATGGCTCGCCCGGGGGAGACCGAACGGGCGGGGATTTCCACTCGTTTGCAACGGCGACGAGCGCTACCTGGTGTCGGTATCCGGATGGGAAGCGGCGGCGAACATCTCCTCAGGCGGTCAGGCCCAGTTTGAGGTGCATGCGGCCCTGCCCCTGACCGGGAACAGCATCGCGGCGGCAGCGGATGTGCTGGAGGGCGTGGCGGAGGGCGCGCGTGCGTTCTGGGGGCATGCGACGCCGTTCAGCGCGGGCGTGGAGATCGCGCAGCAGACGCAGAATCCGGCGCTTGACCTGGAGGCTCCACCCCGAGGGCTGCCGGCACTCAAGCCCTCGTGGCACATCCGCGCGCCGGAGCTTCCCCATCGCCTCGGGTGGTTGAACTACTGGTCCGCCGCCGCCGCCCTAGCCATCGGCTTCCCGGACCCGGCCCGCGACGCGGACCTGCTCTCGCGAGCGCGGCGCACCGCGACGGGCGGGTGGGTTGTTCGTCTCACGGACGCACCTCTCGACCTCGACAACCCCGCCCACCTGGACGCGCTCCTGCGGGCCTACGAGCGCTTCCCGGAGATTGGCGGGCGCTCCACCCCTTGA
- a CDS encoding helix-turn-helix domain-containing protein — MGDLDISEVARRSGVPASTLRFYEEKGLIASIGRRGLRRLFAPDVLERLALIALGRAAGFSLDEVALMFASDGRPRIDRKMLAAKADELDRTLRKLTAMRDGLRHAAACPAPSHMECPTFRRMLRAAASGTMGARRKRAPRPP; from the coding sequence ATGGGAGACCTGGACATCTCCGAGGTGGCGCGGCGGTCCGGCGTTCCTGCGTCGACACTGCGGTTCTATGAGGAAAAGGGGCTGATCGCCTCCATCGGCAGAAGGGGCCTGCGCCGTCTGTTCGCTCCTGACGTGCTGGAACGGCTGGCGCTGATTGCGCTGGGGCGCGCTGCCGGCTTCTCGCTTGATGAGGTCGCGCTCATGTTCGCGTCGGACGGTCGGCCGCGTATCGACCGGAAGATGCTCGCGGCCAAGGCGGACGAGCTGGACAGGACGCTCCGCAAGCTGACCGCCATGCGCGACGGCCTCCGGCACGCCGCGGCCTGTCCCGCGCCGAGCCACATGGAATGCCCCACCTTCCGCCGCATGCTGCGGGCCGCCGCGTCTGGAACGATGGGAGCGCGAAGGAAGAGGGCTCCGCGGCCGCCGTGA
- a CDS encoding helix-turn-helix domain-containing protein, which translates to MRNVDDKAVMDARRVTARKPVAAGGGSELGTLLKDWRALRGKSQLSLALDAEVSPRHLAFIESGRTAPSQDMVLRLADALMLGLRERNVLLVAAGYAPRFGEGGWNSEALKELRQAAEMMLKAHDPHPALVLDAASTVLDANVGALTLMGEGRDALGHLNLMDLVFAPGRVRSAIGNWQEVAGFLLHRLRENARLRGPHSESARVLARVLTFPDARDLPPMPGSAGSVLVPLTFSVDGVTTHWFTTVTTFGAPLHALAEEITIEQFHPR; encoded by the coding sequence GTGCGTAACGTCGATGACAAGGCTGTGATGGACGCCAGGCGCGTCACGGCGCGGAAGCCGGTCGCGGCGGGCGGCGGCAGCGAGCTGGGCACGCTGTTGAAGGACTGGCGTGCGCTGCGTGGCAAGAGCCAGCTCAGCCTGGCGCTCGACGCCGAGGTGTCTCCCCGACACCTGGCCTTCATCGAGTCGGGCCGGACGGCGCCCAGCCAGGACATGGTGCTGCGGCTGGCCGACGCGCTGATGCTCGGGTTGCGAGAGCGCAACGTCCTGCTCGTGGCGGCCGGCTACGCGCCACGGTTCGGCGAAGGCGGCTGGAACAGCGAAGCGCTGAAGGAGCTCCGTCAGGCGGCGGAGATGATGCTCAAGGCGCACGACCCGCACCCCGCCCTGGTGCTCGACGCGGCCTCGACGGTGCTCGATGCGAACGTCGGCGCGCTCACGCTGATGGGAGAGGGGCGAGACGCGCTCGGGCACCTCAACCTGATGGACCTGGTCTTCGCACCCGGACGGGTGCGCTCTGCCATCGGGAACTGGCAGGAGGTGGCGGGCTTCCTGCTCCACCGGCTGCGGGAGAACGCCCGGCTGCGCGGCCCCCACTCCGAGTCCGCGCGCGTGCTGGCGCGCGTGCTCACGTTCCCCGACGCGCGCGACCTCCCGCCGATGCCCGGGAGCGCAGGGTCCGTGCTGGTACCGTTGACCTTCAGCGTCGACGGCGTCACCACGCACTGGTTCACCACAGTCACCACCTTCGGAGCGCCCCTCCACGCGCTGGCCGAGGAGATCACCATCGAGCAGTTCCACCCGCGCTGA